Genomic DNA from Dehalogenimonas sp. THU2:
GGGACTGTTCCGTGGGCGATACCGTCACCTCCGTCGCTAGTCCGGCCGTTGAACCTCTGGCGGCATACCGGCCGGCCAAACCCATGGTTTTTGCCGGAATTTATCCGACCCAGGCCAGTGATTACCACGAACTGCGCGAAGCCATGGAGAAACTTAAACTCAACGACGCATCGTTATCGTCCGAAATGGAGAACAGCCCGCTGCTTGGACATGGATTTCGCTGCGGTTTCTTGGGATTGCTGCATATGGATATCGTTTATGAGCGGCTGGAGCGGGAGTTCGGGTTATCGCTTGTGGTCACCGCCCCCGGGGTGAACTATGTCATCACCAAGACCAACGGCGACGTAATATCGGTTATCAACCCGTCGGAACTGCCGGTGCCTACCGATATCACCCGGATAGAAGAACCGTGGGTCAAAGTGCGGCTACTTACACCGTCGAGATATATCGGGGCGATTATGGAACTGGAGCGAGAGAGCGGGGGTATCCACCGTCATACCGAGTTTCTGGGTCACGACCTGGGGATTGAGGGCGCTCAGCGGGTGCAACTGGATTACGATATGCCGCTGCGTTCCATGCTGACCACTTTTTATGACCAGTTGAAGAGCCGATCCAACGGATACGCCTCACTCGATTACGAGTTTGACGGCTACCGGGACGCGCAACTGGTCAAGATCGACATCCTGGTTAACAACACCCTGGTGGACGCTTTCAGCCGCATTGTACCGCCGGATCAGGTGCACGATATGGGCAAAGCCCTGGTGCACAAACTCAAAGAGGTCATTCCGCGACAGCTCTTCTCCATCCCCATTCAGGCGGTGGTGGGCGGGCGCATCGTTGCCCGTGCCGATATTTCCGCCAAGCGCAAGGATGTCTTGGCCAAGTGCTATGGCGGCGACATCACCCGCAAGCGCAAACTGCTGGAGAAGCAGAAAGAGGGCAAAAAGAAGATGAAGTCCATCGGCCAGGTGGAAGTGCCCAAAGAAGCCTTTTTCAGCGTGCTGAAGACGGAGATTTAACCATTCTCGCCTAATCGATTTTGGGCTTATATCAGTACCTGCAGGGTCCCTTCAAATCCACTTTGCCGATCCAGGCGCAAACCGGGAACGACGGGATGAAGGAGAACCGATTAGCCTCGATTTATCGTTCAGGCCAGTGACTCTTGCTTTGGCGTAAACCAGAGATCAACTCTGCGCGCTCAGCCATCACCCACGCCGCAGTTAACACCGCCGCCATAAATTTAGGTATGTGCTATGGGGCAAATTACGTAAAAATACTAATATAATTTTTTAACTCCTGTAATTATAATGTTTGCAAGAATCCAGGCAATTTGCGGGAGGGAAAATTATGAAGCAATTTCATTCCACGGTTTCCCGGCGTGATTTTATGAAGGGATTGGGGCTGGTCGGGGCGGGGTTGGGCGCTGCATCGCTGGCTGTGCCGGTTTTTCGTGATCTGGACGAGGCGATCTCTGACAAACGAGCGGTAATGAAGCGCCCCTGGTGGGTCAAGGAAGTTGACGAGATGACCACCGAGGTTGATTTTACGGTGATGCAGCGCTTTTCCGAGGGCGAATCCATGCGCGGTTCACGGATTAAACGATTCGAGGAGGCGCGGCTGACGCGTCCGGAGGAAGTAGACCGTTATAATCGCCTTCAACAGGCGGCACCGGGAATTACCAAACAGGGTATTCTAGATAACACTCCGGGTTTGACATTGCGAGATCAAGCCATCGGTACGGCGGCTGCCGGTAATATCAGGAGCGCCACTGGTTATCGTGGTACGTTTCTAAACGAGATGAAGACATCCACCCCGGAAGTCCGCGGTGTACCAAAGTGGGCGGGCACTGATCCTGAAGAGAACCTGCGTATGCTGACCACTATCATGCGCGGTTTCGGCGCGATGTCGGTCGGTTCATGCGAAGTGATACCGGCAACCACCCAAAAATTCGTTTATTCCCAGGAACCAAGCTTCCAGCAATTCATCCATTTCCGGGACGTCGATGCACCGATTGCCAATGAGACCGAACATGTCATTCCCAACAGCTATCGCTGGGCTATCACCTATGTCGTCCAGGAATCGGTGCAGGTGAGATTAATGGAAGGCCACTCCCAGGGTTTTGCGCCTCTTTCCCGCT
This window encodes:
- the lepA gene encoding translation elongation factor 4, with translation MEQCFIRNFCIIAHIDHGKSTLADRLIESTGAMRREEMSEQVMDRMDLERERGITIKAKAIRLNYKAADGKMYLLNLIDTPGHVDFSYEVSRTLAACEGAVLVIDVTQGIQAQTLANVYLAMENELEVIPALNKIDLPSGEPERVMDEVKSVLGYSEAETLKISGKSGMGVPELLEAIVARVPPPSGSPESPLRALIFDSHYDPYKGVIAYLRVVDGKINDGDRLKLMGQGTTLEVLEVGYFNPKECPVKSLSAGEVGYIATGLKTVGDCSVGDTVTSVASPAVEPLAAYRPAKPMVFAGIYPTQASDYHELREAMEKLKLNDASLSSEMENSPLLGHGFRCGFLGLLHMDIVYERLEREFGLSLVVTAPGVNYVITKTNGDVISVINPSELPVPTDITRIEEPWVKVRLLTPSRYIGAIMELERESGGIHRHTEFLGHDLGIEGAQRVQLDYDMPLRSMLTTFYDQLKSRSNGYASLDYEFDGYRDAQLVKIDILVNNTLVDAFSRIVPPDQVHDMGKALVHKLKEVIPRQLFSIPIQAVVGGRIVARADISAKRKDVLAKCYGGDITRKRKLLEKQKEGKKKMKSIGQVEVPKEAFFSVLKTEI
- a CDS encoding reductive dehalogenase, with the translated sequence MKQFHSTVSRRDFMKGLGLVGAGLGAASLAVPVFRDLDEAISDKRAVMKRPWWVKEVDEMTTEVDFTVMQRFSEGESMRGSRIKRFEEARLTRPEEVDRYNRLQQAAPGITKQGILDNTPGLTLRDQAIGTAAAGNIRSATGYRGTFLNEMKTSTPEVRGVPKWAGTDPEENLRMLTTIMRGFGAMSVGSCEVIPATTQKFVYSQEPSFQQFIHFRDVDAPIANETEHVIPNSYRWAITYVVQESVQVRLMEGHSQGFAPLSRYVRAPIIQAGVQEFLRAIGYDAVGTDGNSLAIAPAFTTYTGLTEMSRLNRGFAPEWGPALGGWAMITNLPLPDTRPIDAGMLRFCATCLKCRDACGFGAPNEEKEPQWAPEGRQAGLYHTLGKKVYWDDQILCQSWKAIPGACSNGRCFGACVFNKLENGAAIHNIVKGTVSTTGLFNGFFRQMDDLMGYGPGPNVDGPNPRVAEYWDKEMMIMGIDTHIGFNP